The proteins below are encoded in one region of Aestuariivirga litoralis:
- a CDS encoding winged helix-turn-helix domain-containing protein yields MSQAEAADLTNHALEGTAKAMRILVVEDDRDAASWLVKGLKESGHIVDLATDGEHGLNMAADGNYDVLVVDRMLPKLDGLDLIRHLRDQNSKVPILILSALSDVDERVKGLRSGGDDYLAKPYAFSELLARVEGLGARKLLDPKDAKLKAMDLEMDLMTRTVTRGGKPIVLQPREFKLLEYLVRNAGHIVTRTMLLENVWDYHFDPQTNVIDVHVSRLRGKLDKGFAMPLLQTVRGAGYMIRAR; encoded by the coding sequence ATGAGCCAGGCAGAAGCAGCAGATTTGACAAACCATGCATTGGAAGGCACAGCTAAGGCTATGCGCATTCTGGTGGTTGAAGATGATCGCGATGCAGCCTCGTGGCTGGTCAAGGGCCTCAAGGAAAGCGGTCACATCGTTGACCTCGCCACCGATGGTGAGCACGGTTTGAACATGGCGGCCGATGGCAATTACGATGTGCTGGTGGTGGACCGGATGTTGCCCAAGCTTGATGGCCTCGACCTGATCCGCCATCTGCGCGACCAGAACAGCAAAGTGCCGATCCTCATTCTCTCTGCGTTGAGCGATGTGGATGAGCGCGTGAAGGGCCTGCGCTCTGGCGGTGATGACTATCTCGCCAAGCCTTATGCGTTCTCCGAACTTCTCGCCCGTGTCGAAGGTTTGGGCGCGCGCAAGCTGCTCGACCCCAAGGACGCCAAGCTGAAGGCCATGGATCTTGAAATGGATCTGATGACCCGCACAGTCACACGCGGGGGCAAGCCCATCGTGTTGCAGCCGCGCGAATTCAAGCTGCTGGAATATCTGGTGCGCAATGCCGGGCATATCGTGACCCGCACCATGCTGCTGGAAAACGTGTGGGATTATCATTTCGACCCGCAAACCAATGTGATTGACGTGCACGTCTCGCGCCTGCGCGGTAAGCTCGACAAGGGCTTCGCCATGCCACTGCTGCAAACAGTTCGCGGAGCCGGATATATGATCCGTGCGCGTTAA
- a CDS encoding Do family serine endopeptidase → MKSQPKFSRKTIYGLVTAGLLSASMFTTALVALPPVPMAHADVAGLDATRSLNPLVEKVMPAVVSVEVKLNDKAAVADNSDDGDNNDNGGSGGMPPEMKHFFDQFPGFKFQSPQPQQRGGGRALGSGFVMSADGYVVTNNHVVEDATTVKVTFENGDSYDAKVIGTDAKTDLALLKIKAEGKTFPAVSFAGTEAKVGDTVMAVGNPFGLGGTVTKGIVSAHHRDIGNGPYDDFLQIDAAINKGNSGGPTFNLDGEVIGINIAIYSPSGGSVGIGFAIPAATASNVIEQLKSGGKITRGWLGVQIQPVSADIAESMGLSDSKGALVNDLTADSPAKKAGVKPGDAILKVDGQDVASDRDLAKLIGNIPPGKDVKLSIIRDGKPETVTVTLGIQPGKASLASNDQNNDSNAETDTGSNSLSAFGLEVAPAPGGKGVKIIKVDPKSDAADSGVREGDVILKIAGEDVSDASSVKDALKKTSAKKVLMLVKSAQGQNFIALGRDAG, encoded by the coding sequence ATGAAATCCCAACCCAAGTTTTCCCGTAAAACCATCTATGGTCTGGTGACCGCCGGCCTGCTTTCGGCCAGCATGTTCACCACCGCTCTGGTGGCGCTGCCGCCCGTTCCGATGGCGCATGCCGATGTGGCTGGACTTGATGCCACCCGCTCCCTCAACCCGCTGGTCGAGAAGGTGATGCCGGCCGTGGTCAGCGTCGAAGTGAAGCTGAACGACAAAGCCGCCGTAGCCGACAACAGCGATGATGGCGACAACAATGACAATGGCGGCAGCGGTGGCATGCCCCCAGAAATGAAGCACTTCTTCGACCAGTTCCCTGGCTTCAAGTTCCAGAGCCCGCAGCCACAGCAACGTGGCGGCGGACGCGCTTTGGGCTCAGGCTTCGTGATGAGTGCGGATGGTTATGTGGTCACCAACAACCACGTGGTGGAAGATGCCACCACCGTGAAGGTGACCTTTGAAAATGGCGACAGCTATGATGCCAAGGTGATCGGCACTGATGCCAAGACCGATCTGGCCCTGCTGAAGATCAAGGCCGAAGGCAAGACCTTCCCTGCCGTGAGCTTTGCCGGCACCGAAGCCAAGGTGGGTGATACTGTCATGGCCGTGGGTAATCCCTTCGGCCTCGGCGGCACCGTGACCAAGGGCATCGTTTCCGCCCATCACCGCGATATCGGCAATGGCCCCTATGATGACTTCCTGCAGATCGACGCTGCCATCAACAAGGGCAATTCCGGTGGCCCCACCTTCAATCTTGATGGCGAAGTGATCGGCATCAACATCGCGATCTACTCCCCTTCAGGCGGCTCGGTCGGCATTGGCTTTGCCATTCCGGCGGCCACGGCTTCCAACGTGATTGAGCAGCTCAAGTCGGGCGGCAAGATCACCCGCGGCTGGCTTGGTGTGCAGATCCAGCCGGTTTCGGCTGATATTGCGGAAAGCATGGGCTTGTCGGACTCAAAGGGTGCGTTGGTCAATGACCTCACCGCTGATTCACCTGCCAAGAAAGCCGGTGTGAAGCCTGGTGATGCCATCCTCAAGGTGGACGGCCAGGACGTGGCTTCCGACCGCGATCTTGCCAAGCTGATCGGTAACATCCCGCCCGGCAAGGACGTGAAACTGTCGATCATCCGTGACGGCAAGCCGGAAACCGTGACCGTGACTTTGGGCATCCAGCCCGGCAAGGCATCGCTGGCCAGCAATGACCAGAACAACGATAGCAATGCCGAAACCGATACCGGTTCGAACTCGCTTTCAGCCTTTGGCTTGGAAGTGGCTCCGGCACCCGGCGGCAAGGGTGTGAAGATCATCAAGGTCGATCCGAAGTCGGATGCCGCTGACAGCGGCGTGCGCGAGGGCGATGTGATCCTCAAGATCGCTGGCGAAGATGTATCTGATGCATCAAGCGTCAAGGATGCCTTGAAGAAGACCTCCGCCAAGAAGGTGCTGATGCTGGTGAAGTCGGCCCAGGGCCAGAACTTCATCGCACTGGGCCGCGACGCGGGCTAA
- a CDS encoding endonuclease domain-containing protein: MAYQSEIANERAREMRKRDTMAEQRLWEALRDRRLSNLKFVRQLPIGPYFTDFACRAEKLVVEIDGATHGEVHEIHHDIKREAFLRERGWRIIRCWNQDVYENLPGVCDSILIALNRT, from the coding sequence ATGGCTTACCAAAGCGAAATTGCCAATGAACGCGCCCGAGAGATGCGTAAGCGCGATACCATGGCGGAGCAAAGGCTTTGGGAAGCGCTGAGAGACAGACGGCTTTCAAATCTCAAGTTTGTACGCCAACTGCCAATTGGGCCTTATTTCACCGACTTTGCTTGCAGAGCGGAAAAGTTGGTGGTGGAAATTGATGGAGCAACGCATGGCGAGGTTCATGAGATTCATCACGACATTAAGCGCGAAGCCTTCTTGAGAGAGCGTGGCTGGCGGATCATCCGCTGCTGGAATCAGGATGTGTATGAGAACCTGCCTGGCGTTTGCGATTCAATACTGATTGCTCTGAACAGGACCTGA
- the ccmE gene encoding cytochrome c maturation protein CcmE — MTRKQTRLTLILSGLALLGLAVGLVLFALRDSIVFFYTPSEMIAKNIAPGTRVRLGGLVEKGSLVKGDDGLVTFRVTDMTKTMNVTYKGLLPDLFREGQGVVAEGSAAGDGSFKADSVLAKHDEKYMPKEIVDKLKAQGEWKPEAGG, encoded by the coding sequence ATGACCCGAAAGCAAACCCGCTTGACCTTGATCCTTTCCGGCCTCGCCCTTCTGGGCCTGGCGGTGGGTCTGGTGCTGTTTGCACTCAGGGACTCGATTGTGTTTTTCTACACGCCGAGCGAGATGATCGCCAAGAACATCGCCCCCGGCACCCGCGTACGGCTGGGCGGCTTGGTGGAAAAAGGCAGCCTGGTGAAGGGCGATGATGGCCTCGTCACCTTCCGGGTGACCGACATGACCAAGACGATGAACGTCACTTACAAGGGCTTGCTGCCCGACCTGTTCCGCGAAGGCCAGGGCGTGGTGGCCGAGGGATCGGCTGCAGGTGATGGTTCCTTCAAGGCTGACAGCGTGCTGGCCAAGCACGACGAGAAATACATGCCGAAAGAAATTGTAGACAAGCTCAAGGCCCAAGGCGAGTGGAAGCCTGAGGCCGGCGGCTAG
- a CDS encoding sarcosine oxidase subunit beta family protein yields MLKPRYSIFSLARNAMNYHKDWERAWRSPNPKAEYDAVIVGAGGHGLATAYYLAKNHGMRNIAVVEKGWLGGGNTGRNTTIIRSNYLQDPSIAIYELARSLYEGLSQELNYNMMFSPRGVLMLCQTQHELRAFQRTAHANRLAGLDCRMVTPAEVKQIVPIINDDPNCRYPILGAYYQPRGGTGRHDAVAWGYARGADDMGVDIIQNCEVTGIQREGGKVVGLETTRGVIKTKKVGVVTAGNVSTVMDMAGIRMPIESLCLQALVSEPIKPVIDCVVMANTVHGYMSQSDKGELVIGGGTDPYNNYSQRGSFPALEHTINALIETFPIISRLRMLRQWGGIVDMTGDRSPIIGKTPVDGLFVNCGWGTGGFKAIPGSGWVFADTIANDRPHKIAEAFTMDRFTEGRFIDESVAAAVAH; encoded by the coding sequence ATGCTGAAGCCCCGCTATTCCATATTCTCGCTCGCCCGCAATGCGATGAACTACCACAAGGACTGGGAACGCGCCTGGCGCTCGCCCAATCCCAAAGCTGAATATGATGCCGTGATCGTCGGCGCGGGCGGGCATGGCCTGGCCACCGCTTACTATCTCGCCAAGAACCACGGCATGCGCAATATCGCAGTGGTCGAAAAAGGCTGGCTGGGCGGCGGCAATACAGGGCGCAACACCACCATCATCCGCTCCAATTATCTGCAGGATCCGTCGATTGCGATCTATGAACTGGCGCGTTCGCTCTATGAGGGGCTGAGCCAGGAGCTGAACTACAACATGATGTTCAGCCCGCGCGGCGTGCTCATGCTGTGCCAGACGCAGCATGAACTGCGCGCCTTCCAGCGCACCGCGCATGCCAACCGCCTTGCCGGTTTGGATTGTCGCATGGTCACGCCGGCCGAAGTGAAGCAGATCGTGCCGATCATCAATGATGATCCGAACTGCCGTTATCCGATCCTCGGCGCCTATTACCAGCCGCGTGGCGGCACGGGGCGCCACGATGCCGTGGCCTGGGGCTATGCCCGCGGTGCCGACGACATGGGCGTGGATATTATCCAGAATTGTGAAGTCACCGGCATCCAGCGCGAAGGCGGCAAGGTTGTCGGCCTTGAAACCACGCGCGGCGTGATCAAGACCAAGAAAGTCGGCGTGGTCACCGCCGGCAATGTTTCCACAGTGATGGACATGGCCGGCATCCGCATGCCGATTGAAAGCCTGTGCCTGCAGGCGCTGGTATCGGAGCCGATCAAGCCGGTCATCGACTGCGTGGTGATGGCCAATACGGTGCATGGCTATATGAGCCAGTCCGACAAGGGCGAGCTGGTCATTGGCGGCGGCACTGATCCCTACAACAATTACTCGCAGCGCGGCTCGTTCCCGGCGCTGGAACACACGATCAATGCGCTCATTGAAACCTTCCCGATCATTTCGCGCCTGCGCATGCTACGCCAGTGGGGCGGCATCGTCGATATGACCGGTGACCGTTCGCCGATCATCGGCAAGACGCCGGTGGACGGCCTGTTCGTCAATTGCGGCTGGGGCACAGGTGGCTTCAAGGCCATTCCGGGTTCGGGCTGGGTGTTCGCCGATACGATCGCCAATGACCGCCCGCACAAGATTGCCGAGGCTTTCACCATGGACCGTTTCACCGAAGGCCGGTTCATCGACGAGTCCGTCGCTGCCGCCGTGGCGCATTAA
- a CDS encoding sarcosine oxidase subunit delta — protein MLLVTCPICGAEGDETDFHFGGQAHIARPATTNPEGITDAQQREYLFTRINPKGLHFERARCDRGCGKWFHIARDTMTMEIKAYYGVTELPPPDIIAQAKGGWAELFAERTAHAKKTK, from the coding sequence ATGCTTCTTGTCACCTGCCCCATCTGCGGCGCCGAAGGCGATGAAACCGATTTTCACTTCGGTGGCCAGGCGCATATCGCACGCCCTGCCACGACCAATCCCGAAGGCATTACCGACGCACAGCAGCGCGAATATCTGTTCACGCGCATCAATCCGAAGGGTCTTCACTTCGAGCGTGCCCGCTGTGACCGTGGCTGCGGCAAGTGGTTCCACATTGCGCGCGACACGATGACGATGGAAATCAAAGCCTATTACGGCGTCACGGAATTGCCGCCGCCCGATATCATTGCCCAGGCCAAGGGTGGCTGGGCTGAACTGTTCGCGGAACGCACCGCTCACGCAAAGAAAACGAAATGA
- a CDS encoding sarcosine oxidase subunit alpha family protein: MTGKPYRLSEGGSRIDRTNRLTISFDGRDVPGFAGDTVASAVLASGQKVFGRSFKYHRPRGLVGLGSEEMNALIGVGADNRHEPNLRASQIEVFPGLVAESQNRWPSLNFDIGALNSKLSRFFPGGFYYKTFMWPRAFWKHVYEPIIRRAAGLGRAAKGRDPDTYEHMHIHADVLVAGGGIAGILAAEAAAKAGAKVVLIDENPVLGGIADLTAGAINGTRLSDWLVPVIDALKAMPNVHVLTRTTVVGHYHHNFLMAAERVADHDPSLLAAGAPRQRLWKIRASQVILATGALERPIAFANNDRPNIMLASTARGLVDRYGVSPGTNGVVFTNNDDAYLTAFVLKKAGVNVQVVDSRARPEGALVKRAEAEGIQVSVSSVISAVEGTMGVKSVKIAAYRKGQGRVITEKKVDCDFIAMSGGWNPALHLWAHNGGKIKFDDGLQSFRPDTHHAAMVAIGAANGTMSVADTITEAQAAGEAAAKATLKKAKAVKPSKIEVTEPQRGASESLWFAPATGHYNEGNKHFIDFQNDVTAADLELAQREGYESVEHTKRYTTFGMATDQGKTSNLNGLGVLSEATGKSIPQIGTTTFRPPYTPYSFGAIAGSLTNELFLPVRRTAIFNWHMEKGATWEPVGQWRRAYTYTRPGEDKHQSIAREILGVRNKVGLLDASTLGKIEIKGPDAAEFLDRVYTNTYSTLKVGKCRYGLMMNELGFLTDDGVTVRLGEDHFLMHTTSGGADRIAAWLEEWLQTEWTQYKVFVTPVTEQWSQFAMTGPHAREVLAKLDPDFDISNEAFPHMSFKIGKLGTFPVRVFRISFSGEQSYELATPTGYGMSLWKAIQDAGVEFGLETYGTEALHVLRAEKGYIVIGDETDGTTTPDDVGFGGMVSKKKPDFLGKRSLEQSYLKAANRKQLVGLLTEDPQEVLPDGAYAVAEVKDKPPMQMIGQVTSTYMSPTLGRSIAMALIENGRARMGETISFPLEGGKVVKAKITSTVFYDVDGGRISA; the protein is encoded by the coding sequence ATGACCGGAAAACCTTATCGCCTCTCTGAAGGCGGCAGCCGCATTGACCGCACCAACCGCTTGACCATCAGCTTTGATGGCCGTGATGTGCCGGGCTTTGCTGGAGACACCGTAGCCTCCGCCGTGCTGGCTTCGGGCCAGAAAGTGTTTGGCCGTTCGTTCAAATATCACCGTCCGCGCGGCCTTGTGGGTTTGGGCTCAGAAGAGATGAATGCGCTGATCGGCGTGGGTGCGGATAACCGCCATGAGCCGAACCTGCGCGCCTCGCAGATTGAAGTGTTCCCCGGTCTCGTCGCTGAAAGCCAGAACCGCTGGCCGTCGCTGAATTTCGACATCGGTGCCTTGAATTCCAAGCTGTCGCGCTTCTTCCCGGGGGGCTTCTACTACAAGACTTTCATGTGGCCGCGTGCCTTCTGGAAGCATGTCTATGAGCCGATCATCCGCCGCGCCGCAGGCCTCGGCCGCGCTGCCAAGGGCCGCGATCCGGATACGTATGAGCACATGCATATCCATGCTGATGTGCTGGTCGCAGGCGGCGGCATTGCCGGCATTCTTGCCGCGGAGGCCGCAGCCAAGGCCGGTGCCAAGGTTGTGCTGATCGATGAGAACCCGGTTCTGGGCGGCATTGCCGATCTCACTGCTGGTGCGATCAATGGCACGCGGCTGTCCGATTGGTTGGTCCCCGTCATCGACGCATTGAAGGCCATGCCCAATGTGCATGTGCTGACGCGCACTACGGTGGTGGGCCACTATCACCACAACTTCCTGATGGCCGCTGAACGCGTGGCCGATCATGATCCATCTTTGCTGGCTGCCGGCGCACCGCGCCAACGCCTGTGGAAAATCCGTGCTTCGCAAGTGATCCTCGCCACGGGTGCGCTCGAACGCCCGATCGCCTTTGCCAACAATGACCGCCCGAATATCATGCTGGCCTCCACCGCGCGCGGCCTGGTGGATCGCTACGGCGTTTCGCCGGGCACCAATGGCGTTGTCTTCACCAACAATGATGATGCCTATCTCACCGCCTTTGTGTTGAAGAAAGCCGGCGTGAATGTGCAGGTGGTGGACAGCCGCGCGCGCCCCGAAGGTGCATTGGTCAAGCGCGCTGAAGCCGAAGGCATTCAAGTTTCTGTCTCGTCCGTCATCTCCGCTGTCGAAGGTACGATGGGCGTGAAATCCGTCAAGATCGCTGCCTACCGCAAGGGCCAGGGCCGCGTGATCACCGAGAAGAAAGTGGATTGTGATTTCATCGCCATGTCCGGCGGCTGGAACCCGGCTTTGCATCTCTGGGCGCATAATGGCGGCAAAATCAAGTTTGACGACGGTCTGCAAAGCTTCCGCCCGGATACGCATCACGCCGCGATGGTGGCCATTGGCGCGGCCAATGGCACGATGAGTGTCGCTGACACGATTACCGAAGCGCAAGCAGCGGGTGAAGCCGCCGCCAAGGCCACGCTCAAGAAAGCCAAGGCCGTGAAGCCGAGCAAGATCGAAGTGACCGAGCCGCAGCGCGGCGCATCGGAGTCGCTCTGGTTCGCGCCTGCTACTGGCCACTATAATGAAGGCAACAAGCACTTCATCGATTTCCAGAATGATGTAACCGCCGCTGACCTCGAACTGGCGCAGCGCGAAGGCTATGAAAGCGTGGAGCACACCAAGCGCTACACCACCTTCGGCATGGCCACCGACCAGGGCAAGACGTCGAACCTCAATGGCCTCGGCGTGCTGTCGGAAGCAACGGGAAAGTCCATTCCGCAGATCGGCACAACCACATTCCGCCCGCCCTACACGCCTTATTCCTTCGGCGCGATTGCAGGTTCGCTCACCAATGAACTGTTCCTGCCTGTCCGCCGCACCGCCATTTTCAACTGGCACATGGAAAAGGGCGCAACCTGGGAACCGGTGGGCCAATGGCGCCGCGCCTATACTTACACCCGCCCCGGCGAAGACAAACACCAGTCCATCGCACGCGAAATTTTGGGCGTGCGCAACAAAGTCGGCCTGCTCGATGCCTCGACGCTCGGCAAGATCGAGATCAAGGGGCCTGATGCGGCCGAATTCCTCGACCGGGTTTACACCAACACCTATTCCACGCTGAAAGTCGGCAAGTGCCGTTACGGCCTGATGATGAATGAGTTGGGCTTCCTCACTGACGACGGTGTCACCGTGCGTCTGGGTGAAGATCATTTCCTCATGCACACAACATCGGGCGGTGCGGATCGCATTGCCGCCTGGCTGGAAGAATGGCTGCAGACCGAATGGACGCAATACAAAGTGTTCGTCACCCCGGTCACCGAGCAATGGTCGCAATTTGCCATGACCGGCCCGCATGCGCGCGAAGTGCTGGCCAAGCTTGATCCTGATTTCGATATTTCGAATGAAGCCTTCCCGCATATGAGCTTCAAGATCGGCAAGCTGGGCACGTTCCCGGTGCGCGTCTTCCGCATCTCCTTCTCGGGCGAGCAATCCTATGAGCTGGCCACTCCCACGGGCTACGGAATGTCACTGTGGAAGGCGATCCAGGATGCCGGCGTTGAATTCGGCCTTGAAACCTATGGCACCGAAGCGCTGCACGTGTTGCGTGCCGAAAAGGGCTATATCGTCATCGGCGATGAAACCGATGGCACCACCACGCCGGATGACGTTGGCTTTGGTGGCATGGTCTCGAAAAAGAAGCCGGACTTCCTGGGCAAGCGCTCGCTGGAACAGTCCTATCTCAAGGCTGCGAACCGCAAGCAATTGGTGGGCCTGCTCACCGAAGACCCGCAGGAGGTTCTGCCTGACGGTGCCTATGCGGTGGCCGAGGTGAAGGATAAGCCGCCGATGCAGATGATCGGCCAGGTCACCTCGACCTATATGTCGCCGACGTTGGGCCGCTCGATTGCCATGGCGCTGATCGAGAATGGCCGGGCCCGCATGGGCGAGACAATCTCCTTCCCGCTGGAAGGCGGCAAGGTGGTGAAGGCCAAGATCACCAGCACAGTATTCTATGACGTTGACGGAGGGCGCATCAGTGCTTGA
- a CDS encoding sarcosine oxidase subunit gamma: MTLTEGASVLEAVFESALAHRAEPTNTYVSLHEISMRGMIDLRGLNTDKKFMAAAKQVLGIDLPKAPRTSETFGDVKALWLSPDQWMILCARDKAPALTAQLTEALAGIHSLAVDVSDMRAIIRVEGEGAREVMMKGSSLDFTDDDFKPGYVRRIRFAEIAALFNIVEDNVIDLYVFRSYAHYTMDFLTKAARKGSEVAALRK; this comes from the coding sequence ATGACGTTGACGGAGGGCGCATCAGTGCTTGAGGCTGTTTTTGAATCCGCACTTGCTCACCGCGCCGAGCCGACCAACACCTATGTGTCGCTGCATGAAATCAGCATGCGCGGGATGATTGATCTGCGCGGGCTCAACACCGACAAGAAGTTCATGGCTGCCGCCAAGCAGGTGCTGGGCATCGACCTGCCGAAAGCACCGCGCACATCGGAAACCTTCGGTGACGTGAAAGCCCTGTGGCTCTCGCCCGATCAATGGATGATTCTCTGCGCCCGCGACAAGGCCCCTGCCCTCACCGCCCAGCTCACTGAGGCGCTGGCCGGAATCCATTCGCTGGCTGTCGATGTGTCCGACATGCGCGCCATCATCCGCGTCGAAGGTGAAGGTGCCCGCGAAGTGATGATGAAGGGATCATCGCTGGATTTCACCGATGACGACTTTAAGCCTGGCTATGTCCGCCGCATCCGCTTCGCCGAGATCGCTGCGCTGTTCAACATCGTCGAAGACAATGTGATCGATCTCTACGTCTTCCGTTCCTACGCGCATTACACGATGGATTTCCTCACCAAGGCCGCCCGCAAGGGAAGCGAAGTGGCAGCGCTGCGGAAGTGA
- a CDS encoding DUF4242 domain-containing protein → MPRYMVERQFPDGLNIPVNKDGDKVCSGVVSRNAEDGVTWIQSFVSSDRKQTFCIYDAPTPEAVKTVAEKNALPVSRITEVRVLDPYFYH, encoded by the coding sequence ATGCCCCGTTACATGGTCGAACGCCAATTTCCCGATGGCCTCAACATTCCCGTCAACAAGGATGGTGACAAGGTGTGCAGCGGCGTCGTTTCGCGCAACGCTGAAGATGGTGTCACGTGGATTCAGTCATTCGTCTCGTCAGACCGCAAACAAACATTCTGCATTTACGATGCGCCCACGCCCGAGGCCGTCAAAACGGTGGCGGAAAAAAATGCACTTCCTGTCTCAAGAATTACCGAAGTGCGGGTTCTTGACCCCTATTTCTACCATTAA
- a CDS encoding winged helix-turn-helix domain-containing tetratricopeptide repeat protein — protein MASGNHVFGTFVFDTQHKLLLKNGAPVHLGQKCLLLLQALLEARGRAVSKSDLMLAAWKTDNIEESNLAVQISALRKCLGQTRLGGEWVTTVQRHGYQFVDPDRLDPLAPLATDTMEFPGDRPSLAVLPFTNLGSDPEQDFFSDGITSDIIIELSRWRRLSVRSRSASFPFRATQTDLSLIARQLKVRYVVDGSVRRTADRIRINVELVDVESGNQVWSEKFDCAANEIFSVQDQVVRTIVSTLVGRVIVATLEQTNRKPPKSLAAYECVLKGNALSWSQAAGEAKLLFSQAVEIDPNYGLAHALLGMMLFEEWHQDLDNMGPVPQRALDLAKRAVELDSNESTCFSILALLHLANRSFDPAIQFMQRAIDLNPNNQWNVADMGIVLHYLGQTGQALEAFKRAREIDPFFDPPWYFLRLGQTYMAAHRYEEALAKFELCPVQTFRVLAFMAAGYARAKRPALAASCVSKCMKVCPGFSISKFVLKEPYRDDVQLADLKESLALAGFPH, from the coding sequence ATGGCATCGGGAAATCATGTATTCGGTACATTTGTTTTCGACACGCAGCATAAGCTCTTGCTCAAAAACGGGGCACCGGTTCACCTCGGTCAGAAATGCCTGCTTTTGCTTCAGGCCTTGTTGGAGGCACGGGGACGGGCCGTTTCAAAATCTGATCTGATGCTTGCAGCGTGGAAAACCGACAATATCGAGGAGAGCAATCTGGCTGTCCAGATTTCGGCGTTGCGCAAGTGCCTTGGGCAGACACGTCTCGGAGGCGAATGGGTGACCACCGTGCAGCGCCATGGCTATCAGTTTGTTGATCCCGACAGGCTCGACCCACTGGCGCCTCTCGCCACCGACACGATGGAATTCCCTGGGGACCGGCCTTCATTGGCCGTGTTGCCATTTACCAATCTCGGCAGCGATCCGGAGCAGGATTTTTTCAGCGATGGCATCACCAGCGACATCATCATTGAGCTTTCAAGATGGCGGCGGTTGTCTGTTCGCTCCCGTTCAGCCTCATTTCCATTTCGCGCCACCCAAACTGATTTGAGCCTGATCGCGCGCCAACTCAAGGTTCGCTACGTGGTTGATGGCAGCGTACGCCGCACGGCGGACCGTATCCGCATCAACGTAGAGCTTGTCGACGTTGAATCCGGTAATCAGGTTTGGTCAGAGAAATTTGATTGCGCGGCTAACGAAATATTTTCTGTTCAGGACCAAGTTGTCAGAACTATTGTAAGCACGCTGGTCGGCCGGGTGATCGTTGCCACCCTGGAACAAACCAATCGGAAGCCGCCCAAGAGCCTTGCCGCTTATGAATGTGTTTTGAAGGGCAACGCGCTGTCCTGGAGCCAGGCCGCAGGTGAAGCCAAGCTTCTCTTTTCACAGGCCGTCGAAATCGATCCCAATTACGGCCTGGCGCACGCGCTTCTGGGAATGATGCTATTTGAAGAATGGCATCAGGACCTGGACAATATGGGCCCGGTGCCACAGCGGGCGCTGGATTTGGCGAAGCGTGCGGTTGAGTTGGACAGCAATGAAAGCACGTGCTTTTCCATTCTCGCCCTACTTCATCTGGCGAACCGGTCGTTTGATCCCGCGATACAGTTCATGCAGAGGGCTATCGACCTCAATCCAAACAATCAATGGAATGTCGCCGATATGGGCATCGTTCTGCACTATCTGGGCCAGACCGGACAAGCGCTTGAGGCCTTCAAACGCGCCCGTGAGATCGATCCCTTTTTTGATCCCCCGTGGTACTTTCTGCGGCTTGGCCAAACCTACATGGCAGCGCATCGCTATGAAGAAGCGCTGGCCAAGTTTGAACTTTGTCCGGTTCAGACTTTTCGCGTCTTAGCTTTCATGGCTGCGGGTTATGCAAGGGCCAAGCGACCGGCGCTTGCTGCCAGTTGCGTGAGCAAATGTATGAAGGTTTGCCCAGGTTTTTCCATTTCGAAATTTGTGTTGAAAGAACCGTACAGGGATGATGTCCAACTGGCGGATTTGAAGGAAAGCTTGGCTTTGGCGGGTTTCCCCCATTGA